Proteins from one Gimesia maris genomic window:
- a CDS encoding BlaI/MecI/CopY family transcriptional regulator yields the protein MVKTPRDVTEAELSVLQVLWQQGPATIRAITEILEPERTDAYYSTVKKLLERLVTKGYVSREPAGIAFIYEASMDRDELVGRRLQEVAEALCEGSLTPLLTQLAQHNDLNRKQQKVLMDLIEDLAKQHQKP from the coding sequence ATGGTCAAGACGCCGCGTGATGTCACGGAAGCGGAACTGAGTGTATTGCAGGTACTCTGGCAGCAGGGGCCAGCAACAATTCGCGCGATAACTGAAATCCTTGAACCCGAGCGAACCGACGCCTATTATTCCACCGTTAAAAAGCTGCTGGAACGGCTCGTTACTAAAGGCTATGTGAGCCGCGAACCAGCTGGCATTGCTTTTATCTACGAAGCGAGTATGGATCGTGACGAACTGGTGGGGCGACGCCTGCAGGAAGTGGCGGAGGCTCTGTGTGAAGGTTCCCTGACGCCTCTGCTGACGCAACTGGCGCAGCACAATGATCTGAACCGGAAACAGCAGAAAGTGCTGATGGATTTGATCGAAGATCTGGCTAAACAACACCAAAAACCATAA